Genomic window (Enterobacteriaceae bacterium 4M9):
ACCGCAACATGAGTCGCGCAACGACTTTGATATTTTCGCGGGCCTTGCCGAAAAACTCGGCGTGCTGGATGCCTTCACCGACGGTAAAGACGAGATGCAGTGGCTCAAGGGCATGTACGACGATATGAAAGCCCAGGCACGTGACGCCCGCGTGGCGCTACCGCCGTTTGATATGTTCTGGGCCTCTAACAACTACATTCGCTTCCCGATACCTGAGCAGAACAAGCAATGGGTGCGCTTTGCCGATTTTCGCGAGAACCCGCTCCTGAACCCACTCGGCACGCCGTCTGGCAAAATCGAAATTTACTCAGACACGGTGGCGAAAATGGGTTACAGCGACTGCCGCGGTATTCCGTGCTGGTTACCGCCGCACGAGTGGTATCAGGGGCCAGAGGCGCAGAAGTATCCGCTGTCGCTCAATACCGCGCATCCGGTTAACCGCCTGCACTCGCAGCTCGACAACACGCCGCTGCGTGAGAAATACGCGGTGGCTGACCGTGAAGCCATCTGGATCCACCCAACCGATGCTAGCGCACGCGGCATTGCCAACGGCGAACTGGTACGCGCGTTTAACGACCGTGGGCAGATTCTGGTTGGTGCGAAAGTCACCGCCGACGTGCGACCGGGCGCAGTACGCATCAGCGAAGGTGCCTGGTTCGACCCGGCAGACCCGGCCGAGCCTGGCTCGCTGTGCAAAAACGGCAACGTGAACTGCCTGACCTTTGACATCGGCTCCTCCAGCCTGGCGCAGGGTAACTGCGGCCAGATGGCACAACTGGAGATTGAGAAGTATCAGGGACCGGTGCTTAAGAACACCGCCCATGCGGTGCCTGAAGGGGCATGATGCTGTAAACGTGAAAACGCCACCGCAAGGTGGCGTTTTTATTTGTGTCACGAACAAAAATGTCGCCGCCAGTGAAGCAACGGCATTGCGCGTCAGTACCTCATCCTCACGCAGTAAAGCACCGTAACAGATGCGTGCCGGAACGCTCCTGTAGCGTAATACCCTTTTCAATGATTTTGTTAAGCCGATCCCGTGTTGTGCACGCGCAGTCGCCTATTATGAATACTCTCAACGCGTTAACCTCACGTCACAGGGACGTATCAGGAGGTGTAATGAGCTATCAACACGTGCTGGTCTCCGTTGCCTTAACCCCCGAAAGTCACCGCCTGGTGGAACGCGCCGTTGCTATCGTTCGCCCGACCGGCGGGCGTATTACGCTGTTTACGCTTGTGGGTGAGCCTGAACTGTATAACCACATGGCCGGACCAATGCTGGAAAGCCTGCGAGAGTTAATGCATGAAGAAACGCGAATGTTTATGGACGCGCTGGTTGAACAGGCCAACTATCCCATTGAGCGCACGCTGCTTGCCAGCGGCGAACTGAGCGTACACCTCAAAGCCGCCTGCGAGCGCGACGGTGTCGATTTGCTTATCTGCGGCAATCATAACCAGGACTTTTTTGGCAAAATGCTGTGCTCTGCGCGAAGCCTGGTGGCAGGGAGCAAGGTTGATGTGCTGCTGGTAGCGCTGGGTTAGCGGGCGCATTACGCGCCCGCCAGCGTCAGGCGAGCTTTGGAAAGGTAGCCACTTTCTCACGCAGCAGGCTCGCCTCACTGCGTGGCACCACGCCCTTTAGGTCATGGATAAACGTCTGCTGCCAGTGGTTAATATCATTTTTACGCACCACCTCGAGCATCTCACTGTGGCGCGACAAGCGCTCGGCGAGCGGCATTGTCAGCGCCCGGTGCAACGCACTGGCCACGTCGTCGCGATCGTACGGGTTAACGATGAGCGCAGAGGTCAGCTCCTGAGCAGCCCCGGCAAACTGCGACAGCACCAGCACGCCAGGATTTTCCGGGTTCTGTGCCGCCACGTATTCTTTTGCCACCAGATTCATCCCGTCGCGCAGCGGGGTGACCAGCCCTACATCGGCATAACGATAGATTTTCATCAGCAGACGGCGGTCAAAATGCTGGTTGAGATAGTAGAGCGGCGTCCAGCCAAGTTGACCGTATTTACCGTTGATACGCCCGGCTTCGGTCTCAAGTTGATGACGAATATCCTGATAGGCCTGCACATCGCCACGCGACGTCGGTGCAATCTGGGTATAGCGAATTTTGCCGCGGTGCTGCGGGTAGTTTTCCAGCAGCGATTCAAACGCCAGAAAACGCTCCGGCAGCCCTTTGGAGTAATCAAGCCGCTCCACGGAGAAAATATTGCGAATACCGCTCAACTCCTTTTTCAGCTCCGCCAGTTTTGGCGGCAGCGGTTCGGCGGCCTGCTCGGCTATCTCATCTGGCTCAATACCAATTGGGTACACCTCAGTGCCAAAACGCTTGCCCCAGGCGCTGTGACTGTAGCCGTCGCTACCGGTCAGGCGCGTCTGGGCAGCGACGCAATCAAGAAACGCGCAGCGGTCAGTTTCGGTCTGGAACCCCAGCAGATCGTAGTCACACAGTTGTTCGAGTAGCGCCTCGTGCGGGGGCAGCGCGTTAAAAATTTCTGGCGTCGGGAATGGAATATGCAAAAAGAAGCCAATACGGTTAGTCACGCCGCGCTTTCGCAATTCATGGGCAAAGGGCAGCAGATGGTAATCATGAACCCAGATGATGTCATCAGGCTCAAGCAACGCCAGCAGCTTGTCGGCCAGCAGCGCGTTCACGCGCTGGTAGCCTTCCCAGGCTTCGCGCTGATAATTGACTAAATCCAGCCGGTAGTGAAACGCCGGCCACAATACGGCGTTGGAAAACTGGCAGTAATACTGGTCGTAATTCTCTTCGCTTAAATCAAACGACGCCCAGGTAATACCGTCATGAGTTTGCGTTTGCAGCGCGGCGTTTTCATCACCAATTTCACCGCTCCAGCCAAACCACAGGCCTCCGGCGGTTTTAAGCGCCCCGAGAATGCCCACAGCCAGGCCACCGGCACCGCTCTGTTTTTCGTC
Coding sequences:
- the otsA gene encoding alpha,alpha-trehalose-phosphate synthase, which encodes MTRLVVVSNRIAPPDEKQSGAGGLAVGILGALKTAGGLWFGWSGEIGDENAALQTQTHDGITWASFDLSEENYDQYYCQFSNAVLWPAFHYRLDLVNYQREAWEGYQRVNALLADKLLALLEPDDIIWVHDYHLLPFAHELRKRGVTNRIGFFLHIPFPTPEIFNALPPHEALLEQLCDYDLLGFQTETDRCAFLDCVAAQTRLTGSDGYSHSAWGKRFGTEVYPIGIEPDEIAEQAAEPLPPKLAELKKELSGIRNIFSVERLDYSKGLPERFLAFESLLENYPQHRGKIRYTQIAPTSRGDVQAYQDIRHQLETEAGRINGKYGQLGWTPLYYLNQHFDRRLLMKIYRYADVGLVTPLRDGMNLVAKEYVAAQNPENPGVLVLSQFAGAAQELTSALIVNPYDRDDVASALHRALTMPLAERLSRHSEMLEVVRKNDINHWQQTFIHDLKGVVPRSEASLLREKVATFPKLA
- the uspC gene encoding universal stress protein UspC, with product MSYQHVLVSVALTPESHRLVERAVAIVRPTGGRITLFTLVGEPELYNHMAGPMLESLRELMHEETRMFMDALVEQANYPIERTLLASGELSVHLKAACERDGVDLLICGNHNQDFFGKMLCSARSLVAGSKVDVLLVALG